From the Nitrobacter hamburgensis X14 genome, one window contains:
- a CDS encoding CoA-binding protein, translated as MNHDAYDDSYIRGILDSVKTIAMVGASPVNVRPSYFAFKYLAERGYDMIPVNPGHVGKSLVGKPFVTSLKDIGRPFDMVDIFRSSIHIMPVVDEALTLSPPPKVIWMQLGARDDAAAAKAEAAGIKVVMNRCPKIEYGRLSSEISWMGVNSRTLSSKRAPMPIHGQRLSLNRVSVGGGSTLAADRAAKDKNGPA; from the coding sequence ATGAATCACGATGCCTACGACGACAGCTACATCCGCGGGATTCTCGACAGCGTGAAGACTATCGCGATGGTCGGCGCGTCTCCCGTCAACGTGCGGCCGAGTTACTTCGCGTTCAAGTATCTCGCCGAACGCGGATACGACATGATCCCGGTCAATCCCGGCCATGTCGGCAAGAGCCTGGTGGGCAAGCCCTTCGTCACATCGCTCAAGGACATCGGCCGCCCCTTCGACATGGTCGATATCTTCCGCAGCTCGATCCACATCATGCCCGTGGTCGACGAGGCGCTGACGCTGTCGCCGCCGCCGAAGGTGATCTGGATGCAGCTCGGCGCGCGCGACGACGCGGCTGCCGCGAAAGCCGAGGCTGCCGGCATCAAGGTGGTGATGAACCGCTGTCCGAAGATCGAATACGGCCGTCTGTCGTCGGAGATCTCGTGGATGGGTGTCAACTCGCGGACCCTGAGCTCGAAACGTGCGCCGATGCCGATCCATGGCCAGCGCCTGTCGCTCAACCGCGTGAGCGTAGGCGGCGGCAGCACCCTCGCCGCCGACCGGGCCGCGAAAGACAAGAACGGTCCGGCGTGA
- a CDS encoding COX15/CtaA family protein produces MTRPIVQKGFHLRAVRWWLVLMALLIAAMVLVGGATRLTESGLSIVEWKPVTGTLPPLSQEEWSQAFDGYKQIPQYSEMNAGMTLEQFKTIFWWEWSHRLLGRFIGVAFLLPFLWFMWRGMLPSDLKRRLWIIFGLGGLQGAVGWWMVASGLTKLVEVSQYRLATHLVLALLIFSAIVWTVRRLSDRPSLLSPMRLRVTSGILLVLVFVQLYFGALVAGLRAGKVFNTWPDIDGSFIPSSARLFFEQPWWRNLFDNTLTVQFEHRMMAYTLFAIAILHAIDAIVSRAGAAVVRGALWLAAAMTLQATLGILTLLHEVPILLALVHQGVAIIVLTLAVVQAERLMAGNAVRQRQGLGVAAG; encoded by the coding sequence ATGACCCGTCCGATAGTACAAAAGGGGTTCCACCTGCGCGCCGTGCGATGGTGGCTGGTGTTGATGGCGCTGCTGATCGCCGCCATGGTGCTGGTCGGGGGAGCAACCCGGCTCACCGAATCCGGCCTTTCGATCGTCGAATGGAAGCCGGTGACCGGGACGCTGCCGCCGCTCTCCCAGGAGGAGTGGTCCCAGGCCTTCGATGGCTATAAGCAGATACCGCAGTATAGCGAGATGAACGCGGGCATGACGCTCGAGCAGTTCAAGACCATCTTCTGGTGGGAGTGGAGCCATCGGCTGTTGGGACGCTTTATCGGCGTAGCTTTCCTGTTGCCGTTTCTCTGGTTTATGTGGCGCGGCATGTTGCCGTCGGATCTGAAGCGGCGGTTGTGGATCATCTTCGGTCTGGGCGGACTTCAGGGCGCTGTCGGCTGGTGGATGGTTGCGTCCGGTCTCACCAAGCTCGTCGAGGTTTCGCAGTATCGTCTCGCGACGCACCTGGTGCTGGCGTTGCTGATTTTCTCGGCGATCGTCTGGACCGTGAGGCGATTGTCGGATCGCCCGTCATTGCTGTCGCCGATGCGATTGCGAGTGACCAGCGGCATTCTGCTGGTGCTGGTGTTTGTGCAGCTCTATTTCGGAGCGCTTGTCGCAGGGCTGCGCGCCGGCAAGGTCTTCAACACCTGGCCCGACATCGACGGATCGTTTATTCCGTCCTCGGCGCGACTGTTTTTCGAACAGCCGTGGTGGCGTAATTTGTTCGACAATACGCTCACGGTTCAGTTCGAACATCGCATGATGGCTTATACACTGTTTGCGATTGCTATTTTACATGCAATCGATGCGATCGTGTCGCGGGCGGGCGCCGCCGTCGTTCGCGGGGCGCTCTGGCTGGCCGCGGCAATGACGCTACAGGCGACGCTCGGAATCCTGACCCTCCTGCACGAGGTTCCGATCCTGCTCGCGCTGGTGCATCAGGGGGTTGCGATCATCGTCCTGACGCTTGCGGTCGTTCAGGCTGAGCGGCTGATGGCCGGTAACGCCGTACGGCAACGGCAAGGCTTGGGCGTGGCGGCCGGATAG
- a CDS encoding GNAT family N-acetyltransferase, whose amino-acid sequence MTMAAVIESQTARTRPRSGERRIVHLDILHDLGEAEPVWRSLEASHFSTPYQRFDFLSAWQRHVGTKSDLQPCIIVACDAERRPLLLLPLTAGAENGVRVARFMGGKHATFNMPLWQRDFAASATLAELDTLVRGIRELPAKIDVLAFTRQPRRWRDLQNPMALLPGQTSANGCPLMTIVPGAPPSEHISRSFRRRLKDKERKLQALPGFRYRVATTETEIKRMLDAFFTIKPLRMAAQKLPNVFASPGVEDFLRAACLTPLPDGGHAIEIHALECDTEVIAIFAGVADDHRFSMMFNTYTLSENARYSPGLILMRDIADHYAERGYTSLDLGIGSDDYKRLFCKGDEPIFDSYLPLTARGRMAAIGMSSMARAKRLVKQTPALKRMAQALRSALHR is encoded by the coding sequence ATGACCATGGCGGCTGTGATCGAAAGCCAGACGGCGAGGACACGGCCGCGGTCAGGGGAGAGACGTATCGTCCATCTCGATATCCTTCATGATCTAGGAGAGGCCGAGCCGGTCTGGCGCAGCCTCGAGGCGTCGCATTTCTCGACGCCCTATCAGCGGTTCGATTTTCTGTCTGCCTGGCAACGGCACGTCGGGACCAAAAGCGATCTTCAGCCTTGCATTATCGTCGCCTGCGACGCCGAGCGGCGGCCGCTGTTGCTGTTGCCGCTCACAGCCGGCGCGGAGAACGGCGTCCGCGTCGCGCGATTCATGGGCGGCAAGCACGCCACCTTCAACATGCCGCTCTGGCAGCGGGATTTCGCAGCCTCCGCCACGCTGGCCGAGCTCGACACGCTGGTTCGAGGAATCCGCGAGCTTCCCGCGAAGATCGACGTGCTGGCATTCACGCGGCAACCGCGGCGCTGGCGCGACCTGCAAAACCCGATGGCGCTGCTGCCGGGCCAGACTTCCGCCAACGGCTGCCCGCTGATGACGATCGTGCCGGGCGCGCCGCCTTCGGAGCACATCAGCCGCTCGTTTCGCCGCCGGCTCAAGGATAAGGAACGCAAGCTTCAGGCTCTGCCCGGCTTCCGCTACCGCGTGGCGACGACCGAGACCGAGATCAAGCGGATGCTGGATGCGTTCTTCACGATCAAGCCGCTGCGGATGGCCGCGCAGAAGCTGCCGAACGTGTTCGCCAGCCCCGGCGTCGAGGATTTCCTGCGCGCAGCCTGCCTGACGCCGCTGCCGGACGGTGGCCACGCCATCGAAATCCACGCCCTCGAATGCGACACCGAGGTGATCGCGATCTTTGCCGGCGTCGCCGACGACCACCGCTTCTCGATGATGTTCAACACCTACACCCTGTCGGAAAACGCCCGCTACAGTCCCGGCCTGATCCTGATGCGCGATATCGCCGACCACTATGCCGAGCGCGGCTACACCTCGCTCGATCTCGGGATCGGATCGGACGACTACAAGCGCCTGTTCTGCAAGGGCGACGAGCCGATCTTCGACAGTTACCTGCCGCTCACCGCACGCGGCAGGATGGCCGCCATCGGCATGTCCTCGATGGCCCGCGCCAAGCGCCTCGTGAAGCAGACGCCGGCGCTGAAACGGATGGCGCAGGCGCTGCGCAGCGCGCTGCATCGCTGA
- a CDS encoding PaaI family thioesterase, protein MAIARMSVAELEAFLHAEFPQAFRDGDIAIESADGETCLLRQRYSERMLRPGGTVSGPTLMALADFAMYVVLLSRIGPVGLAVTANLNINFLRRGRPGQDVLAAARLLKLGKRLAVGEVTLLSGTSPDPIAHVTSTYSIPNA, encoded by the coding sequence ATGGCGATCGCGAGAATGAGCGTGGCTGAGCTCGAGGCGTTTCTTCACGCTGAGTTCCCCCAGGCCTTCAGGGATGGCGATATCGCAATCGAAAGCGCCGACGGCGAAACCTGCCTGCTGCGCCAGCGCTATAGCGAGCGGATGCTGCGCCCGGGCGGAACGGTCTCCGGGCCGACGTTGATGGCGCTGGCCGATTTCGCCATGTATGTGGTGCTGCTGTCGCGGATCGGCCCGGTCGGCCTCGCGGTGACTGCCAACCTCAACATCAATTTTCTGCGCAGGGGCCGCCCGGGTCAGGACGTGCTCGCCGCGGCGCGGCTGCTCAAACTCGGCAAGCGGCTGGCGGTCGGGGAAGTGACGCTGCTGTCCGGCACCTCGCCCGACCCGATCGCCCACGTGACATCCACCTATTCCATTCCGAATGCTTGA
- a CDS encoding MFS transporter, with the protein MARAGSLSVLLITTWAFTVCFAVWMMFSVIGIPIRAELGLGSTEFGLLTATPVLTGALFRLPLGIWTDRFGGRIIMLLLLIGCAIPLWLSSYATALWQFLLLGLALGLVGASFSVGTPYVARFFPKERRGFAMGFFGAGTIGAALNMFVAPWLIEAYGWQMVPKVYAVALLVTALLFWVLSRPDPGVGGPVSSMWQQLSVLRNPRVWKYCQYYSIVFGGFTALSIWMPQYFKTEYGFTIAQASLLAACFSLPGGAFRALGGWLSDRFGAHNVTWWVLWAAWVCLFLLSYPKTDLIVHTIRDPLSFRIALPSWFFTMLLFTLGIAFACGMASTFKYIGDDFPDSMGAVSGIVGMAGGLGGFLLPITFGALLDWIGFNSSCFMLLYGIIWVSLTLNYLTEVRRAPVMGEET; encoded by the coding sequence ATGGCGAGAGCTGGCAGCCTGTCCGTCCTGCTCATCACCACCTGGGCCTTCACGGTCTGCTTCGCCGTCTGGATGATGTTCAGCGTGATCGGCATTCCGATCCGCGCAGAGCTTGGGCTTGGTTCGACTGAGTTCGGTCTCCTCACAGCGACGCCCGTCCTCACCGGCGCGTTGTTTCGTTTGCCGCTGGGCATCTGGACCGACCGCTTCGGCGGACGGATCATCATGCTGCTGCTGCTGATCGGCTGCGCGATCCCGCTCTGGCTGTCGTCCTATGCGACCGCGCTGTGGCAGTTCCTGCTGCTCGGGCTGGCGCTCGGTCTTGTCGGCGCCTCGTTTTCGGTCGGCACGCCCTACGTCGCGCGCTTCTTTCCAAAAGAGCGCCGGGGTTTCGCGATGGGCTTCTTCGGCGCAGGCACGATCGGTGCGGCGCTCAACATGTTCGTCGCTCCGTGGCTGATCGAGGCCTATGGCTGGCAGATGGTGCCGAAGGTCTATGCCGTCGCGCTGCTGGTCACTGCTTTGCTTTTTTGGGTGTTGTCCAGGCCCGATCCCGGCGTCGGCGGTCCGGTGTCGTCAATGTGGCAACAACTGTCCGTGCTGCGCAATCCGCGCGTCTGGAAATACTGCCAATACTACTCGATCGTGTTCGGTGGCTTCACCGCGCTGTCGATCTGGATGCCGCAATATTTCAAGACGGAGTACGGCTTCACCATCGCGCAGGCGTCGCTGCTGGCCGCGTGCTTCTCGCTCCCCGGGGGCGCCTTTCGTGCTCTCGGCGGCTGGTTGTCGGACCGCTTCGGAGCCCACAACGTCACCTGGTGGGTGCTGTGGGCCGCCTGGGTTTGCCTGTTTCTGCTGTCCTATCCCAAGACCGACCTGATCGTGCACACGATCCGCGACCCGCTGAGCTTCCGCATCGCCTTGCCGTCGTGGTTCTTCACAATGCTCCTCTTCACGCTCGGCATCGCCTTTGCCTGCGGCATGGCTTCGACGTTCAAATACATAGGCGACGACTTCCCCGACAGCATGGGAGCGGTATCCGGCATTGTCGGCATGGCGGGCGGCCTTGGCGGCTTCCTGCTGCCGATCACGTTCGGCGCGCTCCTGGACTGGATCGGCTTCAACTCAAGCTGCTTCATGCTGCTCTACGGCATCATCTGGGTGTCGCTGACCCTCAATTATCTGACCGAAGTCCGGCGGGCACCGGTCATGGGCGAAGAAACCTGA
- a CDS encoding glycosyltransferase family 4 protein, which yields MTPSPDRPLRILHAVRAPVGGIIRHILDVANGQADRGHLVGIVADSLTGGERADAAFAEIAPRLKLGVHRLPIRREPHPTDLFAWMRFAALIRKLKPDILHGHGAKAGAFVRLKGPSKRTVRVYTPHGGSLHYPPATVKGAFYSRLERALMNRTDLFLFESAFARNTYQRIVGTPAGLVKCVFNGVTASEFDPVTLADDATDVVYVGEFRHIKGADLLIDAVARLRADGRPLTLTLAGDGEETAALKAQVQRLDLGEAVRFIGHVKARYGFSKGRLLVVPSRGDSMPYVVIEAAAAGIPMVAANVGGIPEIFDAHTGALFAPGIVGVMADAIKAALDDPAAAGASAKSLRERIFQHFSQTAMVDGVMAGYRETFAKR from the coding sequence ATGACGCCCTCGCCTGATCGACCGCTTCGTATCCTGCACGCCGTGCGCGCGCCGGTTGGCGGGATTATCCGGCACATCCTCGATGTCGCGAATGGACAGGCCGATCGCGGGCATCTCGTCGGCATCGTCGCCGACAGCCTCACCGGTGGCGAGCGTGCTGATGCGGCTTTCGCGGAGATCGCGCCGCGACTGAAACTGGGTGTCCACCGCCTCCCGATCCGCCGGGAACCTCACCCCACCGACCTGTTTGCGTGGATGCGGTTCGCCGCGCTGATACGGAAGTTGAAGCCGGATATCCTTCATGGACACGGCGCCAAGGCCGGCGCCTTTGTGCGGCTCAAGGGGCCGTCGAAACGCACGGTCCGGGTCTACACGCCGCACGGCGGGTCCCTGCACTATCCGCCGGCGACGGTGAAAGGCGCGTTCTACAGCCGCCTCGAACGCGCGCTGATGAACCGCACCGACCTGTTCCTGTTCGAGAGCGCCTTCGCGCGGAACACCTATCAGCGGATCGTCGGCACCCCGGCCGGCCTCGTGAAATGCGTCTTCAACGGTGTGACTGCCAGCGAATTCGATCCCGTCACGCTTGCTGACGACGCGACCGACGTGGTCTATGTCGGCGAGTTCAGACATATCAAGGGCGCCGACCTCCTGATCGATGCGGTAGCGCGATTGCGGGCCGACGGCAGACCCCTCACCCTCACCCTCGCCGGCGACGGCGAGGAAACCGCGGCGCTGAAAGCCCAGGTCCAGCGGCTCGATCTCGGCGAGGCCGTCCGCTTCATCGGACACGTCAAAGCGCGCTACGGCTTCTCGAAGGGCCGGTTGCTGGTCGTGCCATCGCGCGGCGACTCCATGCCGTACGTGGTGATCGAAGCGGCGGCAGCGGGTATTCCCATGGTCGCGGCGAACGTCGGCGGCATCCCGGAGATTTTCGACGCCCACACCGGCGCGCTGTTCGCCCCCGGAATCGTTGGCGTCATGGCGGATGCAATAAAGGCTGCGCTGGACGACCCCGCGGCCGCGGGCGCGAGCGCAAAATCGCTGCGCGAGCGCATCTTCCAGCATTTCTCGCAGACAGCGATGGTCGATGGCGTCATGGCAGGCTATCGCGAGACGTTTGCGAAACGTTAA
- a CDS encoding GumC family protein yields MRFALWRAGKDKTPVSNTVSAPMPAAPSVSPPGDLDLRVIWQALLRRKRAIIIPTLLAFALSLLVVNLITPRYKSEARILIDGRENVFLRPNGERNDERNALDPEAVASQVQLVLSRDLAREVIKKNQLAKNPEFDPVLRGVSPIKSLLALFGIGRDPLRMTPEERVLDAYYSRLTAYAVDKSRVIVIEFQSRDPELAARIANSVADGYLVLQLSARQEQAKAAGQWLSGEIDSLRKKVTDAESRVADFRSKSSLFIGTNNTSLSNQQLGEINTQLNNARALKSDAESKARLIRGMLQSGKPIEASEVLNSELIRRLSEQRVTLRAQLAEQSSTLLGQHPRIKELKAQLADLDRQLREEAGKISRSLENDARIASGRVEGLSNSLEQLKKQATSSNGDDVKLRALEREARAQRDLLESYLAKYREATTRETIDAAPSDGRIISRAFVSNTPAYPKKLPIVLIATLATLMLAAGTVATGELLRITAPRAPAGFGPVSPQAAAAPEPREPRPDPAANLTGIDRLADDLRTAGEAARKITIMGTGQNESIMLSALALARLLAHGAKVVLVDLSPSSPVLTAASVDPAAPGLADLMLGETSFGQVITRDRLSAVHLVAAGRSDADRALLQSPRLTIALDALLRVYDHVLLVVGTATDLPARLLTDQARAIVVPDPSMSVDARARLSGQLTAIGFASVTMLDPTPQPADTQTGPREAA; encoded by the coding sequence ATGCGGTTTGCATTATGGCGTGCCGGCAAAGATAAGACACCGGTTTCGAACACGGTATCGGCGCCAATGCCTGCTGCGCCGAGCGTCTCGCCGCCGGGCGACCTTGATTTGCGCGTCATCTGGCAGGCGCTGCTGCGCAGGAAGCGCGCAATCATCATCCCGACGCTTCTCGCCTTCGCCCTTTCGCTTCTCGTCGTCAATCTGATCACGCCCAGATACAAGTCCGAAGCCCGCATCCTGATCGACGGCCGTGAAAACGTTTTCCTGCGCCCGAATGGCGAGCGTAACGACGAGCGCAACGCGCTCGATCCCGAAGCCGTCGCCAGCCAGGTGCAACTGGTGCTGTCGCGCGATCTTGCCCGCGAGGTGATCAAGAAAAACCAGCTCGCGAAGAATCCGGAGTTCGATCCGGTGCTGCGCGGCGTGTCGCCGATCAAATCGCTGCTGGCGCTGTTCGGAATCGGCCGCGACCCGCTCCGGATGACGCCGGAAGAGCGCGTGCTGGATGCCTACTACAGCCGGCTGACCGCCTACGCCGTCGATAAATCCCGCGTGATCGTCATCGAATTCCAGTCGCGCGATCCGGAACTCGCGGCTCGCATCGCGAATTCGGTCGCCGACGGCTATCTCGTCCTGCAACTGAGCGCGCGTCAGGAGCAGGCGAAGGCCGCCGGTCAGTGGTTGTCCGGAGAAATCGACAGCTTGCGCAAGAAGGTCACGGATGCCGAATCGCGGGTCGCGGATTTCAGGTCGAAGTCCAGCCTCTTCATCGGCACCAACAACACCTCCCTGTCGAACCAGCAACTGGGTGAAATCAACACCCAACTGAATAACGCGCGTGCGCTCAAGTCCGATGCGGAATCGAAGGCACGACTGATCCGTGGGATGCTTCAGAGCGGCAAACCGATCGAGGCCTCGGAGGTTCTCAATTCGGAACTGATCCGCCGCCTGTCCGAACAGCGCGTGACGCTGCGCGCGCAACTGGCGGAGCAGTCCTCGACCCTGCTCGGTCAACATCCGCGGATCAAGGAGTTGAAGGCCCAGCTTGCGGACCTCGATCGCCAGTTGCGCGAAGAGGCCGGCAAGATATCGCGGTCGCTCGAAAACGACGCCCGTATCGCCAGCGGCCGGGTCGAGGGCCTCAGCAACAGCCTCGAGCAGTTGAAGAAGCAGGCGACGTCGTCCAATGGCGACGATGTGAAGTTGCGGGCGCTGGAGCGCGAGGCGAGGGCGCAGCGCGACCTGCTGGAATCCTATCTCGCAAAATATCGTGAAGCCACCACGCGCGAGACCATCGACGCCGCACCGTCCGATGGCCGCATTATCTCGCGCGCCTTCGTCTCGAATACGCCGGCCTACCCGAAGAAGCTGCCCATCGTCCTGATCGCGACGCTGGCGACGCTGATGCTGGCGGCCGGCACTGTTGCGACCGGCGAACTGCTGCGCATCACCGCTCCGCGGGCCCCGGCCGGGTTCGGTCCTGTCTCGCCGCAAGCCGCCGCGGCGCCGGAGCCGCGCGAGCCCCGTCCCGATCCGGCGGCGAACCTGACCGGGATCGACCGCCTCGCAGACGACCTGCGGACCGCGGGCGAGGCGGCGCGCAAGATCACGATCATGGGCACCGGCCAGAACGAGAGCATCATGCTGAGTGCGCTCGCGCTCGCGCGGCTGCTGGCGCACGGCGCCAAGGTTGTCCTGGTCGATCTGTCGCCCTCATCGCCGGTCCTGACCGCCGCCTCGGTCGATCCGGCGGCGCCGGGACTGGCCGACCTGATGCTGGGCGAGACGTCTTTCGGACAGGTGATCACCCGCGACCGGCTGTCGGCGGTCCATCTGGTCGCCGCCGGACGTTCCGATGCCGATCGTGCGCTGCTGCAATCGCCACGCCTGACGATCGCGCTCGATGCCCTGCTGCGCGTCTACGATCACGTCCTGCTCGTCGTCGGCACCGCGACCGATCTGCCGGCCAGGCTGCTGACCGATCAGGCGCGCGCGATCGTCGTTCCCGACCCGTCGATGAGCGTCGATGCGCGTGCACGATTGAGCGGGCAGCTCACGGCCATAGGCTTCGCGTCGGTGACGATGCTCGATCCGACGCCGCAGCCGGCGGACACCCAGACAGGTCCCCGCGAGGCGGCCTGA
- a CDS encoding polysaccharide biosynthesis/export family protein produces the protein MRSARAATLCLLTALALSGCMRHPAPAAMVRPHNDLDALAYGGRQAVAPEPAARRVMRSPPVRAAAAAPHVVYAAAPPPVARDPAYHLDAGDRLRIVVYGQEGLTNSYLVDAGGSITMPLIGAVVARGRTPAELSAAVAARLRSGYIRQPYVAAEVEAYRPFFILGEVAAPGQYPFVPNMTVESAVAIAGGFSPRAKRDRVTVTHTDARGTVRLVVSTATLLSPGDTILVGERWF, from the coding sequence ATGCGAAGCGCGCGCGCCGCCACCCTGTGCCTGCTGACCGCGCTGGCGCTGTCGGGGTGCATGCGGCACCCGGCGCCGGCGGCGATGGTCCGTCCGCATAACGATCTCGATGCGCTGGCCTATGGCGGGCGGCAGGCCGTTGCGCCAGAGCCGGCTGCTCGCCGCGTCATGCGGAGTCCGCCGGTCCGCGCCGCTGCGGCCGCGCCGCACGTTGTCTACGCCGCTGCGCCGCCGCCCGTCGCGCGCGATCCCGCCTACCACCTCGATGCCGGCGACCGGCTGCGCATCGTGGTCTATGGCCAGGAAGGCCTCACCAACAGTTATCTGGTCGATGCCGGCGGCAGCATCACCATGCCGCTGATCGGCGCCGTCGTCGCCCGCGGCCGCACCCCGGCCGAACTGTCCGCCGCCGTCGCCGCGCGGCTGCGCAGCGGTTACATCCGCCAGCCCTATGTCGCCGCCGAGGTCGAAGCCTACCGGCCGTTCTTCATTCTCGGCGAGGTCGCCGCCCCCGGCCAGTATCCGTTCGTGCCCAACATGACGGTCGAGAGCGCGGTCGCCATCGCCGGCGGCTTCTCGCCCCGCGCCAAACGCGACCGCGTCACCGTCACCCACACCGATGCCCGCGGTACCGTCCGCCTCGTCGTGTCCACCGCAACGCTGCTCAGCCCCGGCGACACCATCCTCGTCGGCGAACGCTGGTTCTGA
- a CDS encoding O-acetylhomoserine aminocarboxypropyltransferase, with amino-acid sequence MTDRIPGFATLAVHAGAQPDPTTGARTTPIYQTTSFVFNDADHAASLFGLQSFGNIYTRIGNPTNAVLEERVAALEGGTAALAVASGHAAQVVTLQQLLKPGDEVIAARKLYGGSINQFTHAFKSFGWNVAWADPDDVETFEQAVTPRTRAIFIESIANPRGSITDIEAVAAVARKAGVPLIVDNTMASPYLIRPIEHGADIVVQSLTKFLAGHGNSLGGIIVDAGTFDWSRDNKYPMLSEPRPEYHGIKLQETFGNFAFAIACRVLGLRDLGPALSPFNAFMILTGIETLPLRMQKHCENSQAIAEWLASHPKVAAVNYAGLPGDKYNKLARKYTPKGAGAVFTFSLKGGYDAGVNLVSKLKLFSHLANVGDTRSLVIHPASTTHSQLDDDAKTRAGAGPDIVRLSIGIEDKEDLMADLDQAMT; translated from the coding sequence ATGACCGATCGCATTCCCGGCTTTGCAACGCTTGCCGTCCACGCCGGCGCGCAGCCCGATCCGACCACGGGCGCACGCACGACGCCTATCTACCAAACCACGTCGTTCGTGTTCAACGATGCCGACCACGCGGCGTCGTTGTTCGGATTGCAGTCATTCGGCAATATCTACACCCGCATAGGAAATCCAACCAACGCCGTGCTGGAGGAGCGCGTTGCCGCCCTCGAAGGCGGCACCGCCGCGCTCGCGGTGGCCTCGGGGCACGCCGCGCAGGTCGTCACGCTCCAGCAGTTATTGAAACCCGGCGACGAAGTCATCGCCGCCCGCAAACTCTATGGCGGGTCGATCAACCAGTTCACCCACGCATTCAAGAGCTTTGGCTGGAACGTGGCGTGGGCCGATCCGGACGACGTCGAAACGTTCGAGCAAGCGGTCACGCCGCGAACACGGGCGATCTTCATCGAATCCATCGCCAATCCGAGAGGATCGATCACCGATATCGAAGCCGTCGCCGCCGTCGCGCGCAAGGCCGGTGTTCCCTTGATCGTCGATAATACCATGGCGAGCCCCTACCTGATCCGGCCGATCGAACATGGCGCCGATATCGTGGTTCAGTCGCTGACAAAGTTCCTCGCCGGCCACGGCAACTCGCTCGGCGGCATCATCGTCGATGCAGGCACGTTCGACTGGTCGAGGGACAACAAGTATCCGATGCTGAGCGAGCCGCGTCCGGAATATCACGGCATCAAGCTGCAGGAGACGTTCGGCAACTTCGCGTTCGCGATTGCCTGCCGCGTGCTGGGCCTGCGCGATCTCGGCCCGGCGCTGTCGCCGTTCAACGCTTTCATGATCCTGACCGGCATCGAAACGCTACCGTTGCGGATGCAGAAGCATTGCGAGAATTCCCAGGCGATCGCCGAATGGTTGGCCAGCCACCCCAAGGTCGCGGCCGTCAACTACGCCGGATTGCCCGGCGACAAGTACAACAAGCTCGCCCGCAAATACACGCCGAAGGGCGCTGGCGCCGTGTTCACGTTTAGCCTGAAGGGCGGATATGACGCCGGCGTCAATCTGGTGTCGAAACTCAAGTTATTCTCGCATCTCGCCAACGTTGGCGATACCCGCTCGCTCGTGATTCACCCTGCATCGACCACGCATAGCCAGCTCGACGACGACGCCAAGACCAGAGCCGGCGCCGGACCCGACATCGTCCGCCTGTCGATCGGCATCGAGGACAAGGAGGATCTGATGGCCGACCTCGATCAGGCCATGACCTAG
- a CDS encoding DUF2842 domain-containing protein, producing MRIRTRKFLGTIALLVLVVVWSLLGMTVAQTPWLAASGLYQAIFYVVAGLGWVLPAMPIVSWMARPDA from the coding sequence ATGCGGATCCGCACCCGAAAATTCCTCGGCACGATCGCCCTGCTCGTTCTGGTCGTCGTCTGGTCGCTGCTGGGCATGACGGTTGCGCAGACGCCGTGGCTCGCTGCGTCAGGCCTCTACCAGGCGATCTTTTATGTCGTCGCCGGGCTTGGCTGGGTATTGCCGGCCATGCCGATCGTCAGCTGGATGGCGCGACCCGACGCGTAA